In uncultured Bacteroides sp., the following proteins share a genomic window:
- a CDS encoding Dabb family protein, translating into MWKLEEEAEGKTKAENAIWMKEHLEALVGIVPEIKSLEVGINVLDSDMAYDAVLISTFENKEALAAYKVNPKHVEVGSYCKKIRKSRVVADYYL; encoded by the coding sequence ATGTGGAAATTAGAAGAAGAAGCTGAAGGTAAAACAAAAGCAGAAAATGCTATCTGGATGAAAGAACATCTGGAAGCTTTAGTAGGAATAGTACCTGAAATTAAATCTTTAGAAGTGGGCATCAATGTGCTGGACAGTGATATGGCTTATGACGCAGTTCTTATTTCTACGTTTGAAAACAAAGAAGCTCTTGCAGCCTACAAAGTAAATCCAAAGCATGTAGAGGTAGGTTCTTATTGCAAGAAAATACGTAAAAGCAGGGTTGTTGCTGATTATTATCTTTAG